A window from Fragaria vesca subsp. vesca linkage group LG5, FraVesHawaii_1.0, whole genome shotgun sequence encodes these proteins:
- the LOC101298803 gene encoding GDSL esterase/lipase At1g33811-like: protein MRKFKELGRLLFALVVWLRLSARACSQPQQQQVPCFFIFGDSLVDNGNNNRLLTLSRANYRPYGIDFPQGVTGRFTNGRTYVDVLAQLLGFPTFIPPYSRTRGAALMRGVNLASGASGIRDETGDNLGGHTSMNQQVQTFGNEILPEMRRVLRGDANALSSYLSRCIFYSGMGSNDYLNNYYMPDFYSTSSDFTTKAYADALLKDYSRQLTQLYSFGARKVIVTAIGQIGCIPYELARFRGNNSRCNEDINKAIVMFNSGLKKLVDSFNGDQLPGAKFVYVDAYQSNVDLYQNPKASGFDVIDKGCCGVGRNNGQLTCLPLQEACRDRTKYLFWDAFHPTDTANVGFGKVTFSSRQYTYPINIQQLAML, encoded by the exons ATGAGGAAGTTTAAAGAGTTGGGGAGGTTGTTATTTGCACTAGTGGTTTGGCTGCGGTTGAGTGCCAGGGCTTGCTCGCAGCCACAGCAGCAGCAAGTCCCTTGCTTCTTCATTTTCGGTGACTCCTTGGTGGACAATGGAAACAACAATCGACTGCTCACACTTTCTAGAGCAAATTATAGGCCTTATGGCATCGACTTTCCTCAGGGTGTCACCGGCCGCTTCACCAATGGTCGAACCTATGTTGATGTACTAG CTCAGCTTCTGGGGTTTCCAACTTTCATTCCGCCTTATTCAAGAACTCGAGGAGCTGCACTTATGAGGGGAGTGAATCTTGCATCGGGAGCATCTGGCATTCGAGATGAAACTGGAGATAATTTG GGTGGTCACACATCGATGAACCAACAAGTCCAGACTTTTGGAAATGAAATACTTCCGGAAATGAGGAGGGTGTTAAGAGGAGACGCCAATGCACTAAGCAGCTATCTTAGCAGATGCATCTTCTATTCTGGGATGGGGAGTAATGATTATCTTAACAATTATTACATGCCTGACTTCTACTCGACCAGTTCCGATTTCACTACAAAAGCTTATGCTGATGCACTTCTAAAAGACTACTCGCGCCAGCTCACT CAACTGTATTCCTTTGGAGCTAGAAAAGTGATTGTGACAGCAATTGGCCAAATTGGCTGCATACCCTATGAACTAGCAAGGTTTCGTGGAAACAACAGCCGGTGCAATGAAGACATCAACAAAGCTATTGTTATGTTCAACTCAGGGCTTAAAAAACTTGTTGACAGTTTCAATGGCGATCAACTGCCTGGAGCCAAGTTTGTCTACGTAGATGCTTATCAAAGCAACGTTGACCTCTATCAAAACCCAAAGGCTTCTG GATTTGATGTGATTGATAAGGGGTGTTGTGGAGTAGGAAGGAACAATGGGCAGCTAACTTGTCTTCCTCTTCAAGAAGCTTGTCGAGATCGAACGAAGTACCTGTTTTGGGATGCCTTCCATCCAACAGATACAGCAAACGTTGGGTTCGGCAAGGTAACATTCAGTTCCAGACAGTATACGTATCCCATCAATATACAACAATTGGCAATGCTATAA
- the LOC101299096 gene encoding GDSL esterase/lipase At1g71691-like, which translates to MVPAMFIFGDSLIDNGNNNNLPSFAKANYPPYGIDFSGGPTGRFSNGYTMVDEIAELLGLPLIPAFSEATGDQVLHGVNYASAAAGILDITGRNFVGRIPFGQQIKNFQTTLDQITENLGADDVARAIGKCIFFVGMGSNDYLNNYLMPNYDTKNQYNAQQFADLLAQQYTHHLTRLYNLGARKFVIAGVGRMGCIPSILAQSPNGSCSEDVNLLVLPFNANVKAMINNLNTNLPGSKFIYIDIAQMFEDIVTNARVYGLSVANRGCCGIGRNRGQITCLPMQTPCPNRDQYVFWDAFHPTAAVNIIIGRKAFSGDFSQVYPMNIQQLSTLNIETN; encoded by the exons ATGGTGCCTGCAATGTTCATATTTGGAGACTCTCTGATTGACAATGGCAACAACAACAACCTCCCTTCATTTGCCAAAGCCAACTATCCGCCCTATGGAATCGATTTCAGTGGCGGACCAACTGGTCGGTTTAGCAATGGTTATACCATGGTTGATGAAATAG CTGAATTGCTAGGACTTCCCTTAATTCCTGCTTTCTCTGAAGCTACTGGAGATCAAGTCCTTCATGGTGTTAATTATGCATCTGCAGCCGCTGGAATCCTTGATATCACTGGCAGAAACTTC GTTGGTCGCATTCCTTTTGGTCAACAAATAAAGAACTTCCAGACTACACTTGATCAGATAACAGAGAACCTGGGCGCAGATGATGTTGCCCGGGCCATTGGGAAGTGCATATTCTTTGTTGGAATGGGCAGCAATGACTACCTAAACAATTACCTTATGCCCAACTATGACACCAAGAATCAATACAATGCTCAACAATTTGCTGATCTCTTGGCTCAGCAATACACTCATCATCTCACT AGGCTCTACAATCTTGGTGCTCGAAAATTTGTTATTGCTGGAGTTGGGAGGATGGGTTGCATACCAAGTATCTTAGCCCAAAGTCCAAATGGAAGCTGCTCAGAGGATGTTAATCTCCTTGTTTTACCCTTCAACGCAAATGTGAAGGCAATGATCAACAATCTTAATACCAACTTACCTGGTTCAAAGTTCATTTACATTGACATTGCTCAAATGTTTGAAGATATCGTCACCAATGCTAGAGTTTATG GATTAAGTGTTGCGAATCGTGGATGCTGTGGTATTGGGCGTAATAGAGGGCAAATAACATGTCTTCCAATGCAAACACCTTGCCCAAATCGTGACCAGTACGTGTTCTGGGATGCATTTCACCCAACCGCAGCTGTGAACATCATAATAGGCAGGAAAGCTTTCAGTGGAGACTTTAGCCAGGTTTATCCCATGAACATTCAGCAGCTTTCCACTCTTAACATTGAAACCAATTAA
- the LOC101299389 gene encoding clathrin light chain 1-like — protein MSSFDSFPNEDEPHYPSPTTQPFDDDVTMGYESSFNPPTQADFPSSDAPPPPSTLHSGDVQDDVVLPNEQQQQHPSPKPYGGGGFGTEASNPDPHDYASPFDSTALEGNADGDNEGDIFTSGEPVLPPPEQMREEGFARREWRRLNAIHLEEKAKREKEMRSQIIEEAEEFKRAFYEKRKLTCETNKTNSREKEKHYLANQEKFHKEADKHYWKAIAELIPREVPNIEKKRGKKDPDKKPSIVVIQGPKPGKPTDLSRMRQIFLKLKQTPPPHMMPPPPTPAKDDAKDGKDGPEGKDNKEGKDPKNGKTNTPEVSPTKGVTANGTKDTSTPEAPVEPTVEQAAEHEGQPPAEPKGEQLAGAGPALTE, from the exons ATGTCGTCCTTCGACTCATTTCCTAACGAGGACGAACCCCATTACCCCTCCCCCACCACTCAACCTTTCGACGACGATGTAACCATGGGCTACGAGTCGTCGTTCAACCCTCCCACCCAGGCCGACTTCCCCTCCTCCGACGCACCACCTCCGCCTTCAACGCTCCACTCGGGAGATGTCCAAGACGATGTTGTTCTTCCTAACGAGCAGCAGCAACAACATCCCTCACCCAAGCCATATGGAGGAGGAGGATTTGGGACTGAAGCCTCCAACCCCGATCCCCACGACTACGCGTCGCCATTTGATTCGACCGCTCTTGAGGGCAATGCAGATGGTGATAATGAGGGTGACATTTTCACTTCCGGTGAGCCGGTGCTTCCGCCTCCGGAGCAAATGCGGGAGGAAGGCTTTGCACGCCGCGAGTGGCGCCG TCTAAATGCTATCCATCTCGAGGAAAAAGCGAAAAGAGAAAAGGAGATGCGAAGCCAAATTATTGAAGAAGCTGAAGAGTTTAAAAGGGCCTTTTATGAGAAAAGGAAGCTCACTTGTGAAACTAACAAGACTAACAGCCGAGAAAAAGAGAAG CATTACTTGGCCAACCAAGAGAAGTTCCACAAAGAAGCAGACAAGCATTACTGGAAAGCAATAGCAGAGCTTATTCCTCGTGAGGTCCCTAATATTGAGAAGAAGAGAGGGAAAAAGGATCCTGATAAGAAGCCTTCAATTGTTGTCATCCAAGGTCCCAAACCTGGAAAACCTACTGATCTTTCACGAATGCGCCAAATTTTCCTGAAGCTCAAACAGACCCCTCCACCACACATGATGCCTCCTCCGCCGACACCTGCCAAAGACGATGCAAAGGACGGAAAGGATGGACCGGAAGGGAAAGACAACAAGGAAGGGAAAGATCCAAAGAATGGAAAAACAAATACACCAGAAGTCTCCCCTACCAAAGGTGTTACTGCTAATGGTACAAAGGATACTTCAACACCAGAGGCTCCTGTTGAACCAACAGTTGAGCAGGCTGCTGAACATGAGGGTCAACCACCTGCTGAACCGAAGGGTGAGCAACTCGCTGGAGCAGGGCCAGCTCTTACAGAGTGA